One genomic region from Augochlora pura isolate Apur16 chromosome 7, APUR_v2.2.1, whole genome shotgun sequence encodes:
- the LOC144473113 gene encoding SCY1-like protein 2: MDVLTKLRNTVSNTISNTVQNTAYGLSQLSSVLPGNPVTREFEITAQIGSAGPSLLWKVYNGYKKSTKQEAAIFVFEKRILERFSKNDKEAILETLKRGITQLTKLRHPQILIVQHPLEESRDSLAFATEPVLASLANVLGNHYNLPQPLPAALKDFKLHDIEIKYGLLQLGEGLAFLHGDVKLLHRNLCPESIVINSYGAWKIFGFDFCALNQSLEGKDPLWSYVEYDMSFSAIAQPNLNYQAPECILASSVSTASDIFSLGMLVYVLHSPTNMPLHDCNNDLMKCKKFLGNFTGSTVSSKLLPIPEAIRDTVKLMLNHNPELRPDAHQFVKIEYFTDIEVKTLNYLDKIFQWDNLQKSQFYKGLPQLLKQLPHRVILHRVLPALYKELINPPMIPFILPSILYAMETSSVEEFREYILPNMKPVLTLDDPPQISLVLMQHVDLLLRLCTTEVIKSDIVPMLLRALESEWEQLQELCLSALPNIVTMIEGPVIKNAILPRMKKICLHSKGSNSKSLGVKVNCLLCLARMLPNFDRWLVLDQVLPFLQEIPHSGEPAILMAIIGIYRILLNHSKLGASKEILATKILPFLLPLCIEQNFSTSQYEILSSLVVEMINRVTSEHKEALNKLDAMRRETQKLDQELSQTSNMYKSINTSSDTVNVTPPVRPSNSNANLQSLQMENGLTMEDKFRLIQQQEVHQRLQSQPLLTPKAIQPPPKKPQVKDLTATLLQSNLDQLNRSISSPKPDYTSMSSNMNSHQPFSPQGMNANLNMNTTSWVSNQMAWNSTIPQNTINYSINRGSLGTNQLEFNSNFNADSNQKIENLPTQDIMDLLS; the protein is encoded by the exons ATGGACGTGTTAACGAAATTGCGCAATACTGTCAGCAACACGATCTCCAACACTGTACAGAACACAGCATACGGTTTGTCTCAACTTTCAAGTGTCCTGCCAGGAAATCCAGTCACTAGAGAGTTCGAGATCACTGCACAGATCGGCAGTGCTGGTCCGTCTCTACTGTGGAAGGTCTACAATGGCTACAAAAAGTCCACAAAGCAGGAGGCagcaatttttgtattcgAGAAGCGAATCCTTGAGAGGTTTTCAAAGAATGACAAAGAAGCTATTTTGGAGACTCTGAAGAGAGGCATTACACAATTAACTAAACTGCGCCATCCGCAGATATTGATAGTACAGCATCCTTTGGAAGAGTCTAGGGACAGTCTGGCATTTGCAACTGAACCGGTATTAGCCAGCTTGGCTAATGTCTTGGGGAATCATTACAATTTGCCACAGCCATTGCCAGCAGCGCTTAAAGACTTTAAATTGCACGATATCGAAATAAAGTACGGTCTTTTGCAACTAGGGGAGGGTCTAGCTTTTCTACATGGAGATGTGAAGCTATTGCATAGAAACTTATGTCCAGAGTCTATTGTTATCAACAGCTACGGGGCCTGGAAGATTTTCGGATTTGATTTCTGTGCCTTAAACCAAAGCTTGGAGGGAAAAGACCCTCTATGGTCGTACGTGGAGTATGACATGTCCTTTTCAGCAATAGCACAGCCAAATTTAAACTATCAAGCTCCAGAATGCATCCTCGCGAGCAGCGTCAGCACTGCCAGCGACATCTTCTCCTTGGGAATGCTGGTGTATGTTCTACATTCTCCGACGAACATGCCTCTTCATGATTGCAACAATGATCTAATGAAATGCAAGAAATTCTTAGGCAACTTCACCGGTTCAACCGTGAGCTCTAAACTCTTGCCGATTCCGGAAGCTATCCGGGACACAGTGAAACTGATGCTGAATCATAATCCCGAGCTGAGACCGGACGCTCACCAGttcgtaaaaatcgaataCTTTACGGACATAGAAGTGAAGACACTGAACTACTTGGATAAGATATTTCAGTGGGACAATCTGCAGAAATCGCAATTCTATAAAGGACTACCACAGCTTCTGAAACAGCTACCGCATAGAGTTATACTGCACAGGGTGCTACCAGCGTTGTACAAAGAGCTAATCAATCCGCCGATGATCCCGTTTATTTTACCGAGCATACTGTACGCGATGGAGACCAGTTCTGTAGAAGAGTTTCGAGAATACATTCTACCGAACATGAAGCCGGTATTGACTCTGGACGATCCACCGCAGATTAGCTTGGTGTTGATGCAACATGTTGACTTACTCTTGAGACTATGCACTACCGAGGTGATTAAATCCGATATAGTTCCTATGCTACTGCGCGCTCTCGAATCCGAATGGGAACAGCTGCAAGAACTGTGTTTGTCGGCTCTGCCTAACATTGTAACTATGATCGAAGGCCCTGTAATTAAAAACGCAATTCTGCCTCGAATGAAGAAGATCTGCTTGCATAGCAAGGGCAGCAATAGTAAAAGTCTCGGCGTCAAGGTCAACTGTTTGCTCTGTCTCGCGAGAATGTTGCCTAATTTTGATCGATGGCTGGTCCTTGATCAAGTGTTGCCTTTCCTGCAGGAGATTCCACACAGCGGAGAACCGGCTATCCTTATGGCCATCATAG GAATCTATAGAATACTGTTGAACCACAGTAAACTGGGCGCAAGCAAGGAGATACTTGCAACAAAGATTCTACCATTTTTATTGCCACTATGCATTGAGCAGAACTTCAGTACTTCACAGTATGAGATCCTCTCGAGTCTCGTAGTAGAGATGATCAATCGTGTGACATCGGAGCACAAAGAGGCTTTGAACAAGTTGGATGCGATGCGTCGCGAGACTCAGAAGCTGGACCAGGAGCTCTCGCAGACTTCCAACATGTACAAAAGCATCAACACCAGCAGCGATACTGTCAACGTGACTCCTCCAGTTCGGCCTTCAAACTCCAACGCGAATTTGCAGTCGCTGCAAATGGAGAACGGTTTGACAATGGAAGACAAATTCCG gTTGATTCAGCAACAGGAAGTGCACCAGAGGCTACAGTCTCAACCTCTCTTGACTCCAAAAGCTATTCAACCACCGCCGAAGAAGCCTCAGGTCAAGGACCTAACGGCTACCTTATTACAGTCTAATCTGGATCAATTGAATCGCTCAATATCAAGTCCAAAGCCTGATTATACCAGCATGTCCTCGAATATGAATTCGCACCAGCCGTTCAGTCCGCAGGGAATGAATGCGAATTTGAATATGAACACAACTAGTTGGGTCTCGAATCAAATGGCGTGGAATTCGACTATTCCGCAGAACACTATTAATTACTCCATCAATCGAGGGAGCTTAGGAACCAATCAATTAGAGTTCAATTCCAATTTCAATGCTGATTCGAATCAGAAGATCGAGAACTTGCCGACACAGGATATTATGGATTTACTTAGCTAA
- the LOC144472560 gene encoding uncharacterized protein LOC144472560, translating into MQLTVSTTYDGGSYNYFQKFKYDTPPKSTMSGYKWGVQGEGEKSKGGISGIKAYSQISRDLKIPKNDISTIDVARMKEVDDLFKGVQVHRNQYKDHTGSRHPLQYFKADQYKYQCAPGTTTSYFSKYPTNYIEYKIPPTMPLTYQRKRHTPYIPNLFLTGIYNERGCVAYKR; encoded by the exons atgcAGCTTACCGTTTCCACTACGTACGATGGGGGGAGTTATAactatttccaaaaattcaaATACGACACCCCGCCAAAATCAACG ATGTCAGGTTACAAATGGGGAGTGCAAGGTGAAGGAGAGAAATCTAAGGGTGGAATCAGCGGAATTAAGGCATACTCGCAGATCAGCcgtgatttaaaaattcctaaaaatgATATCTCAACGATAGACGTTGCACGAATGAAGGAAGTCGATGATTTATTCAAG GGTGTCCAAGTTCATCGGAATCAGTACAAGGACCACACAGGCTCCCGTCATCCCTTGCAGTACTTCAAAGCTGATCAGTACAAGTACCAATGCGCCCCGGGAACAACAACgtcttatttttctaaatatccGACGAACTATATCGAATACAAGATCCCCCCAACAATGCCTCTCACGTACCAGAGAAAGCGACACACCCCTTACATACCAAATCTATTCCTTACCGGCATTTACAACGAACGCGGTTGCGTCGCTTACAAACGATGA
- the LOC144472558 gene encoding calcium and integrin-binding protein 1 — protein MGNSWSHKGIINEELLSTYTQLTFLKRKQIIRIIYLLDNVDPGKLRENLQHRFTTEQIDIILPQIQCSPFRDSIYRVFSSQGDNHLSLEDVLDLYSTFSGECPDEVRATWAYYIFDLDGDKTISANDLIEVIKKLSGKETEDSRIIEHEHAEHIAKLVLKEMVFNRTATISHEEFTHYVARIPELFSGFHFRI, from the exons ATGGGCAATTCGTGGTCCCACAAAGGTATAATTAACGAGGAATTACTTTCTACCTACACGCAATTGACATTCTTGAAGAGGAAACAAATAATACG CATTATCTATCTCCTGGACAATGTGGATCCCGGAAAGCTGCGTGAAAATTTGCAGCATCGCTTCACTACGGAACAAATAGACATTATACTACCACAGATTCaa tgcAGTCCATTTCGAGATTCGATATATCGAGTGTTTTCCTCGCAAGGGGACAATCATTTAAGCCTCGAGGACGTGTTGGATTTATACTCAACTTTCTCCGGAGAATGTCCCGACGAAGTTCGAGCCACCTGGGCATATTACATTTTCG aTTTGGATGGTGACAAAACCATCTCTGCCAATGACTTGATCGAGGTTATCAAGAAACTGTCAGGGAAGGAGACCGAAGACTCGAGGATCATTGAGCATGAGCACGCGGAGCACATTGCAAAATTA GTGCTTAAAGAAATGGTCTTCAATCGGACTGCAACAATTTCGCACGAAGAATTCACACACTACGTCGCCAGGATTCCAGAACTCTTCTCCGGGTTTCatttcagaatttaa
- the LOC144472561 gene encoding uncharacterized protein LOC144472561 — translation MGARNDRSVKVDMKSFEHPLKMRNVVQVSRSVVQTLTNDKGQAQEPEDFEKTEDEWIRRLALMDNEHSEKNGLTESNVDKLLQNLNRKYFSKAERACTNQSDMVTNCLKENKEESYSCNSAVDRFKTCVDKSFHDIIRKDDSRKKSKKKESFSEAFFEGTC, via the exons ATGGGTGCCAGAAATGATAGATCCGTAAAAGTTGATATGAAATCATTTGAACATCCGTTGAAAATGAGAAATGTGGTGCAAGTCAGCCGATCCGTCGTTCAGACTTTAACGAACG ACAAGGGGCAGGCGCAGGAACCGGAGGACTTTGAAAAGACCGAGGATGAGTGGATCCGCAGATTGGCATTGATGGATAACGAACATTCGGAAAAGAATGGTTTGACCGAGAGCAACGTAGACAAACTCCTTCAGAATCTGAATCGCAAGTATTTTTCGAAGGCTGAACGAGCCTGCACCAATCAGTCGGATATG GTAACGAACTGCTTAAAAGAGAACAAAGAAGAGAGTTACAGCTGCAACAGCGCGGTCGACAGGTTTAAAACGTGCGTCGATAAATCGTTCCACGACATCATCCGCAAGGACGACTCGCGCAAGAAAAgcaaaaagaaagagagcttCTCCGAAGCTTTCTTTGAAGGGACATGTTAG
- the Csp1 gene encoding chemosensory protein 1 — protein sequence MRRQFNLIFLTIAMSAMLVSSFAEEDGSEEMYSSKYDYINVDEILANEKLRKQYENCYMDISPCNTPESLYLKERLPEAFTTNCRKCTPKQVEFFNKVTDWYKANDMETWNAVVKRTLERAKEEAEKKRQKE from the exons ATGCGTCGTCAATTCAATTTGATATTCCTGACGATCGCAATGTCGGCGATGTTGGTGTCGTCGTTCGCGGAAGAAGACGGGAGTGAGGAGATGTACAGCTCCAAGTACGATTACATTAACGTCGACGAGATCCTGGCGAACGAGAAACTGAGGAAACAATACGAGAATTGCTACATGGACATTTCGCCGTGTAACACGCCGGAATCGCTGTACTTAAAAG aaCGTTTGCCGGAGGCGTTCACGACGAACTGCAGGAAGTGCACACCGAAGCAGGTGGAGTTCTTCAACAAAGTCACAGATTGGTACAAGGCGAACGATATGGAAACCTGGAACGCGGTCGTGAAGAGGACCTTGGAGAGGGCCAAGGAAGAGGCTGAGAAGAAAAGGCAGAAGGAATAA